The following proteins are encoded in a genomic region of Gimesia algae:
- a CDS encoding arylsulfatase, with product MEVRPCFFTVGQADRATRRSNLIIEDIDFIMRRTLLLNLALLFVLTLILSSGSFLQAAERPNVLLIMTDDQGWGDVRSHDNPLIETPQQDLLASQGAQFERFYVSPVCAPTRSSLLTGRYSLRTGVHGVTRGFENMRAEETTIAEMFKAAGYKTGAFGKWHNGRHYPMHPNGQGFDEFFGFCGGHWNRYFDTNLEHNKQPIETEGYITDVLTNHAIDFIKQNKDQPFFCYVPYNAPHSPWIVPEKYWNKYADKGLDDKARCAYAMVESVDDNLGRLMQTLDDLKLADNTIVLFLTDNGPNSNRYNGNMRGRKGSIHEGGIRVPLFVRYPGKIQAGTVVKPIAAHIDILPTLLELCSVEKTSDQPLDGKSLVPLLTKDGVADWPQRKLFSDRLFRNSIPGTELPNGSVRTDRWRAAYERGKWSLYDMQADPSQKQNVAKAHPAVMKELSAAYADWFKDVSQAGFEPIPIPVGHPKEKFTSLPANEAFLSPEAGQGINYSGKGHNGYANSWIEDWTNPSASAVWHLDVLQPGTYEVTLKYTCRAEDIGCEVQAQVNGQKLNATISQPHDPPKIGNQDRVEQSDNYMSKDWAKIKLGTVTLKKGDCDLTLTGVKKTGSELLDVKGFELKRVQ from the coding sequence GTGGAAGTCCGCCCCTGTTTTTTCACAGTCGGGCAAGCCGACCGTGCCACCCGACGCTCTAATCTGATCATCGAGGACATTGATTTCATCATGAGACGCACGCTCCTTCTGAATTTGGCCCTGCTATTTGTATTAACGCTGATCTTGAGTAGTGGTTCGTTCCTGCAGGCGGCGGAACGTCCCAACGTGTTGTTGATCATGACCGACGACCAGGGCTGGGGGGATGTCCGCTCGCATGACAATCCACTGATCGAAACGCCTCAACAGGATCTGTTGGCGTCACAGGGTGCACAGTTCGAACGGTTCTATGTCTCACCCGTCTGTGCCCCCACTCGATCGTCATTGCTGACAGGTCGCTACAGTCTGCGAACTGGCGTGCATGGCGTGACGCGTGGCTTTGAAAACATGCGCGCCGAAGAAACCACGATCGCCGAAATGTTTAAAGCCGCCGGCTACAAAACAGGGGCCTTCGGCAAATGGCATAACGGCCGACATTATCCCATGCATCCCAACGGGCAGGGCTTCGACGAGTTCTTCGGTTTCTGTGGCGGTCACTGGAACCGTTATTTCGATACGAATCTGGAACACAATAAACAGCCGATAGAAACAGAAGGTTATATCACTGATGTACTGACCAACCACGCGATTGATTTCATCAAACAAAACAAAGACCAGCCCTTCTTCTGCTATGTCCCTTATAATGCACCACATTCTCCCTGGATCGTTCCCGAAAAGTACTGGAACAAGTACGCGGACAAAGGTCTGGATGACAAAGCTCGCTGTGCCTATGCGATGGTGGAAAGTGTGGACGACAATCTGGGACGGCTGATGCAGACGCTGGATGACCTGAAACTGGCCGACAACACAATCGTCCTGTTTCTGACAGACAACGGCCCCAACAGCAACCGCTATAACGGCAACATGCGGGGACGTAAAGGATCAATCCACGAAGGTGGGATTCGGGTCCCGTTGTTTGTCCGCTATCCAGGGAAGATCCAAGCAGGGACAGTCGTCAAGCCGATCGCCGCCCACATTGATATCCTGCCGACCCTGCTCGAATTATGCAGCGTGGAAAAAACATCCGATCAGCCGCTGGATGGCAAGAGCCTGGTGCCGCTGCTGACCAAGGACGGAGTGGCAGACTGGCCACAGCGCAAGCTGTTCTCGGATCGGCTGTTTCGCAATTCGATTCCGGGTACGGAACTGCCCAACGGTTCCGTGCGCACCGATCGCTGGCGGGCCGCGTACGAGCGAGGGAAATGGAGTCTGTATGACATGCAGGCCGACCCGTCTCAAAAACAGAACGTGGCGAAAGCGCATCCTGCCGTGATGAAGGAATTGAGTGCCGCCTATGCTGACTGGTTCAAGGATGTCTCGCAGGCAGGGTTCGAGCCGATTCCGATTCCCGTAGGGCATCCCAAAGAGAAATTCACATCGCTGCCAGCGAATGAAGCGTTTCTCTCTCCGGAAGCAGGCCAGGGGATCAATTACAGTGGCAAAGGACATAATGGCTACGCCAACAGCTGGATTGAAGACTGGACCAATCCCAGTGCATCCGCTGTCTGGCATCTGGATGTACTGCAGCCGGGCACATATGAAGTCACGCTGAAATATACGTGCCGTGCTGAAGACATTGGTTGTGAAGTGCAGGCACAAGTCAACGGTCAAAAGTTGAACGCGACGATTTCCCAGCCACACGACCCGCCGAAAATTGGAAATCAGGATCGCGTTGAACAGTCGGACAATTACATGAGTAAAGACTGGGCGAAGATCAAACTGGGAACAGTCACCTTGAAAAAAGGAGACTGCGATCTCACGCTGACAGGAGTCAAAAAAACAGGCTCCGAACTGCTTGACGTGAAGGGGTTCGAGCTTAAACGCGTGCAGTAA
- a CDS encoding NUDIX domain-containing protein: MKQRKSARAILLNEQDQVLLVRHEDALPADRSWPELLGYWATPGGGVEGGESEVEALRRELREELRLADVKVGRRIGVREVQLDLPGIGAVLSHETYYVCRGSETPVLNRQGLSESERRVCKAIHWWSREELSETTEILRPAALPELVEHAFQVHADLIHLQY, from the coding sequence ATGAAACAACGCAAGTCGGCTCGGGCGATTTTGTTGAATGAGCAGGATCAGGTGCTGTTGGTGCGGCATGAAGATGCGCTGCCCGCAGATCGGTCGTGGCCGGAGTTGCTCGGTTACTGGGCGACTCCCGGTGGTGGGGTTGAAGGTGGGGAATCGGAAGTTGAGGCACTGCGGCGGGAGTTGCGGGAGGAACTGAGGCTGGCGGACGTGAAGGTCGGGCGGCGGATTGGCGTGCGTGAAGTTCAACTGGACCTGCCGGGGATCGGGGCTGTACTCAGTCATGAGACGTACTATGTGTGCCGGGGGAGTGAGACGCCTGTGCTGAATCGTCAAGGTTTATCGGAATCGGAACGGCGGGTGTGTAAAGCGATTCACTGGTGGTCGCGGGAAGAACTCAGTGAAACGACTGAGATACTACGACCGGCTGCGTTGCCGGAACTGGTGGAGCATGCATTTCAAGTTCATGCCGATTTGATACATTTGCAGTACTGA
- a CDS encoding alpha/beta hydrolase, translating into MTRISLKHAGVRLLVLCTVIAVSCPGWADEKPSADARLQKLLKRFPEADKNKDGKLTRDEVLEYREKRQKNRAAVAEPTHANVKYGKHERNVLDFYQAESDTPTPLVIYIHGGGFVGGSKKMNPRLIQNYHNAGMSVAAIHYRFIDGEDILLPEPQRDGARAVQFLRSKAKEWNIDKKRVACYGGSAGAGISMWIGFHDDLADPDSQDPVERESTRIQAIGTIGGQSTYDPIKIKALVGGRAWEHPSIFKAYGVTTAEEALNPTAEQQKRYDESSAITHLTKDDPALYMIYSEADGPLPANARPGQGIHHPNFGRDLVKKMNELGIENVFVYTGDNKSGASPQAMLEFFQKQFAKVK; encoded by the coding sequence ATGACACGTATCTCCCTGAAACATGCTGGTGTTCGTCTGCTTGTGTTGTGTACTGTGATCGCGGTTTCGTGTCCTGGTTGGGCCGATGAAAAGCCCTCAGCGGATGCACGGTTGCAGAAACTGTTGAAGCGATTTCCCGAAGCCGACAAAAATAAGGATGGGAAACTGACGCGGGACGAGGTGCTGGAATATCGCGAAAAGCGACAGAAAAATCGGGCGGCTGTCGCAGAGCCGACACATGCAAATGTGAAGTATGGTAAACACGAACGGAACGTGCTGGACTTTTATCAGGCGGAATCAGATACGCCGACCCCGCTCGTGATTTACATTCATGGTGGCGGTTTCGTAGGCGGCAGCAAAAAAATGAATCCGCGGCTGATCCAGAATTATCATAATGCGGGGATGAGTGTGGCTGCGATTCACTATCGCTTTATTGACGGCGAAGACATCCTGCTCCCCGAGCCTCAGCGTGACGGTGCCCGTGCCGTGCAGTTTCTGCGGAGTAAAGCGAAGGAGTGGAACATCGACAAGAAACGGGTTGCCTGTTATGGCGGTTCTGCCGGCGCGGGGATTTCTATGTGGATTGGCTTTCACGATGATCTGGCAGACCCGGACAGTCAGGACCCTGTCGAACGCGAGTCCACCCGCATCCAGGCCATCGGCACGATCGGCGGTCAGAGCACCTACGATCCGATTAAAATCAAAGCCCTGGTGGGGGGACGGGCCTGGGAGCATCCTTCCATCTTCAAAGCGTATGGCGTGACGACTGCCGAAGAAGCATTGAACCCGACGGCGGAACAGCAGAAACGCTACGATGAGTCGTCTGCCATTACGCATCTGACCAAAGACGATCCGGCATTGTACATGATCTACAGCGAAGCCGACGGCCCCCTGCCCGCCAATGCGCGGCCCGGCCAGGGCATTCATCACCCCAACTTCGGCCGCGACCTGGTCAAGAAAATGAATGAGCTGGGTATCGAAAACGTCTTCGTCTACACCGGCGACAACAAAAGCGGCGCCTCCCCCCAGGCAATGCTGGAGTTCTTTCAGAAGCAGTTCGCGAAGGTGAAATAG
- the hemG gene encoding protoporphyrinogen oxidase — protein MNQSSSPAKRIAVVGGGITGLSAAFRLQELADENNQPVEVTLFESQPEAGGWIGTINQEGYLIDTGADMFITNKPAAIELCQRLGLEDQLISTNQQYRGALILKDGTPVPVPLGFELMTPSRILPMLKTPLLSPSGKLRMGLEYFVPRRTSETGLDTDDESLAEFVTRRFGKEALTRLIQPLVAGIYTSDPEKLSLRATLPRFLDMERDHRSLIKAIRKQKRASKSADATGARYGLFAAFKKGMQTLICTLAERVSSGGTILYDHRVTQVAAADAGYDLTFESADKSQTQHFDAVLLTTAAPQAGQMLASYAPVLSELLKQIEYASTAIQVSVHRLENIKHPLKAFGLVIPAVEQRKIFAVAFSSRKFPGRAPEGCVQLRTFVGGAMQPELLEHSDDELNAIVNRELTDILGVSGEPVYSKLLRHNQSMPQYHLGHLQLVERIEQATVGLSGLELAGNAYRGVGIPDCIQSAELAAARMMAELTARV, from the coding sequence ATTACCGGTCTGTCCGCTGCGTTTCGTCTGCAGGAACTGGCGGATGAAAATAATCAGCCAGTCGAAGTCACCCTGTTCGAATCACAGCCGGAGGCCGGTGGCTGGATTGGCACCATCAATCAGGAGGGTTACCTGATCGATACCGGCGCGGATATGTTTATCACTAACAAGCCTGCGGCCATCGAACTCTGCCAGCGACTGGGACTCGAAGATCAATTGATTTCCACCAATCAGCAGTACCGCGGCGCCCTGATCCTCAAAGACGGGACACCGGTCCCCGTACCACTGGGTTTTGAACTGATGACCCCCTCACGGATTCTTCCCATGCTGAAGACTCCTCTTTTGAGCCCATCCGGGAAATTGCGGATGGGGCTCGAATACTTTGTACCCCGTCGCACGAGTGAAACAGGTTTAGACACAGACGACGAAAGTCTTGCTGAGTTTGTCACGCGTCGCTTTGGCAAGGAAGCATTAACGCGACTGATTCAACCTCTGGTCGCTGGCATTTATACTTCCGATCCAGAGAAGCTGAGTCTGCGGGCGACGCTGCCCCGCTTCCTTGATATGGAACGCGATCACCGCAGCCTGATTAAGGCGATTCGTAAACAGAAGCGAGCGTCCAAATCAGCTGACGCCACCGGAGCACGATACGGGCTGTTCGCAGCGTTCAAGAAGGGGATGCAGACATTGATCTGCACGCTCGCCGAGCGGGTTTCCTCGGGCGGAACAATTCTTTACGACCATCGAGTAACTCAGGTCGCTGCCGCTGATGCGGGATATGATCTGACATTTGAATCTGCAGATAAGTCACAGACGCAACATTTCGACGCTGTTTTGCTTACCACAGCAGCACCACAGGCGGGGCAGATGCTGGCGTCATACGCTCCTGTGCTTTCAGAACTGCTCAAGCAGATTGAATACGCGTCGACGGCAATTCAGGTTAGCGTGCATCGTCTGGAGAACATTAAGCATCCTCTGAAAGCGTTTGGTCTGGTCATTCCTGCTGTCGAGCAGCGGAAGATTTTCGCAGTTGCCTTTTCCAGTCGTAAATTTCCCGGACGCGCGCCGGAAGGCTGTGTGCAGCTGCGAACATTTGTGGGCGGTGCGATGCAGCCTGAACTGCTGGAACACTCGGACGATGAATTGAACGCGATCGTCAATCGCGAGTTGACTGACATCCTCGGCGTTTCCGGTGAGCCGGTTTATTCAAAACTGCTTCGCCATAACCAGTCGATGCCGCAATATCATCTGGGACACCTGCAACTGGTCGAACGAATCGAACAGGCTACCGTGGGATTGTCGGGACTGGAACTGGCGGGTAACGCATATCGAGGGGTTGGTATTCCCGACTGCATCCAGAGTGCTGAACTGGCCGCGGCGAGAATGATGGCCGAGCTTACTGCACGCGTTTAA
- a CDS encoding tetratricopeptide repeat protein: MIEIMYFCNIPKLSRTLFFGLVTIFFIFPSSLYAEDWIGKKFMPNADIKYFKTSKAVEEVPAESIEFPLTVTQTDKEHLKVSGGWVKKTHVIPLDEAIDYYSDYLKTKNPFSSWAYTNRAISWHEKNENSKAINDFIWATRFDSKNAIAYHYEGVTWLVRRENDTAVDRFDNAAKFFPDNPKTYFYRGVAKYERGTYYRPAYDLALKDFDKSIALAPDFPEAYQKRGDTYFQLEKFEQALKDYDTAVRLNPNSHIAYFNRGLAWTRKGKPQKAIKDFDAAIRLNAEFWLAYQSRGYAWNALGEYEKAIKEFNALIKQDPDYFFYIIDRAYCHSSKGKYDLAIQDYQEVIHQRPDSPHGHNGVSWIRSTCPDPQYRDGNAAVESGKKACELSRWRNPEYLDTLAAAYAENNDFEQSIKYQKRAIQLSDGDSSREEFESRLKLYQAGKPYHQTPAEIQLPKPE, encoded by the coding sequence GTGATTGAAATCATGTATTTTTGCAATATACCCAAACTATCGCGTACACTTTTTTTTGGTTTAGTCACCATTTTTTTCATATTCCCATCATCGCTCTACGCAGAAGACTGGATTGGCAAGAAATTCATGCCGAACGCCGACATAAAATATTTCAAAACCAGCAAAGCAGTTGAGGAAGTCCCTGCTGAGAGTATTGAATTCCCATTAACGGTCACTCAAACCGATAAAGAACACTTGAAGGTAAGTGGCGGGTGGGTCAAGAAAACACATGTCATCCCTTTGGATGAAGCGATTGACTACTATAGCGATTATCTGAAAACCAAAAATCCATTCAGTTCCTGGGCTTATACGAATCGCGCCATTTCCTGGCATGAAAAGAACGAGAACAGTAAAGCAATCAATGATTTTATCTGGGCGACTCGTTTCGATTCCAAGAATGCAATCGCATACCATTATGAAGGAGTCACCTGGTTAGTTCGGCGAGAAAATGACACAGCCGTTGATCGATTCGACAACGCTGCTAAATTTTTTCCCGATAATCCTAAAACCTATTTTTATCGCGGTGTGGCTAAGTACGAAAGAGGGACTTACTATCGACCTGCATATGATCTTGCGCTGAAAGATTTTGACAAATCCATCGCCCTCGCACCTGATTTTCCAGAGGCTTACCAGAAACGGGGAGACACTTATTTTCAATTAGAAAAATTCGAGCAAGCACTCAAAGATTATGATACGGCAGTTCGACTCAACCCAAACTCTCACATCGCTTACTTCAACCGTGGACTGGCCTGGACTCGAAAAGGAAAACCCCAAAAAGCGATCAAGGACTTTGATGCGGCAATCCGGCTCAACGCTGAGTTCTGGCTTGCTTATCAAAGTCGGGGTTATGCTTGGAATGCACTTGGGGAATACGAAAAAGCAATCAAAGAATTTAACGCACTGATTAAACAAGATCCAGATTATTTCTTTTACATAATTGACCGGGCTTACTGTCATAGTTCAAAAGGAAAATACGATTTAGCAATTCAAGATTATCAGGAAGTAATCCACCAACGTCCCGATTCACCTCACGGACATAACGGAGTTTCCTGGATTCGATCCACTTGTCCTGACCCACAATATCGAGATGGCAATGCCGCTGTTGAATCAGGGAAAAAAGCATGTGAACTGTCTCGATGGAGGAACCCTGAATACCTTGACACGCTGGCAGCCGCTTATGCTGAAAATAATGACTTCGAGCAATCAATCAAATATCAAAAAAGAGCAATACAACTATCCGATGGCGATTCAAGCAGGGAAGAGTTCGAATCACGACTGAAACTCTATCAGGCTGGTAAACCCTACCACCAAACTCCAGCAGAAATTCAACTACCGAAACCTGAATAG
- a CDS encoding oxygen-binding di-iron domain-containing protein, which translates to MFDFATPTIHEIAPDVFRIGCYAQGLDLQFNYFLVRDDAPLLFTTGYKSSFPLVHKAVAQVMDPADLRYIAFSHFESDECGALNQWLEVAPDAVPVCSLVSAMVNINDFAIRPPKGMVDGELLNTGRHQYRFCSTAQLPHGWDAGLLYEETQGTLFCSDLFHQGGNPDALTESDLSEQVLAAMQQMQAGPLADYIPYTKQTDRILNRLADLKPKTLAVMHGSSFTGNGEQAFRDLSTAMKTVFD; encoded by the coding sequence ATGTTCGATTTCGCAACTCCCACGATCCACGAAATTGCTCCGGATGTGTTTCGGATTGGCTGTTATGCGCAGGGGCTGGATCTGCAGTTTAATTATTTTCTGGTCCGCGATGACGCGCCGCTGCTGTTTACGACCGGGTATAAGTCCAGCTTTCCGCTGGTACACAAAGCGGTCGCGCAGGTGATGGATCCGGCGGACCTGCGGTATATCGCCTTCAGTCATTTTGAGTCGGATGAATGCGGGGCGCTCAACCAGTGGCTCGAAGTCGCTCCCGACGCAGTGCCGGTCTGCAGCCTGGTCTCGGCGATGGTCAATATCAATGACTTCGCCATCCGGCCGCCCAAAGGCATGGTCGACGGCGAACTGCTCAACACGGGCAGACATCAATACCGCTTTTGCTCGACCGCGCAACTGCCGCACGGCTGGGATGCGGGGCTCCTGTATGAAGAGACGCAAGGCACGCTGTTCTGTTCCGACCTGTTTCACCAGGGAGGCAACCCCGACGCGCTCACCGAAAGTGATCTGTCAGAACAGGTGCTGGCCGCAATGCAGCAGATGCAGGCGGGACCGCTGGCCGACTACATCCCCTACACAAAACAGACCGACCGGATACTCAACCGCCTGGCAGACCTCAAACCCAAAACGCTCGCCGTCATGCACGGCTCCAGTTTCACCGGCAACGGCGAACAGGCCTTCCGGGATCTGTCGACCGCGATGAAAACTGTTTTCGATTGA
- a CDS encoding DUF1598 domain-containing protein, which produces MKGLSLISIHTTLFHSALSFILLLSFCTAGFAQTNNGGNNNGGNNQNGNNQQNAGGITIDADGVITAPFRVTQNSSQLNQRRLQALAAEALPADVNHKSELRKISLVELEKVCQEWKAKNEPLPPEILYLAGLTRIDYLFVDREHNDLIIAGPAEGFAANAQNRIVGVESGRPPLRLDDLVVAFQSQDRGLITGCSFDAKPDNLAKMNEYIRRTNNASSAATATVRFKTMAQILGMQDVSVTGVPAGSHYARILVEADYMLKRISIGLEPSGIREIKSHLATLRGGGNSTQRWWFTPLYDAFTTTVDRDAFQFSGQRLQMMSQEEFVNSAGQRTDAAQTRVSTTKYAQQFTKHFAKLADLHPTFAELQSITDLTVLAALIRRERLDEQIDWRHSLFSSVSNYLVPEGNIPKQVPTAMNYKKAGRLMICLVGGGVTINARKVLKQTEFQLSRDMSLEEKLSTVSKRESQQPARWWWD; this is translated from the coding sequence ATGAAAGGCCTCTCTCTCATTTCAATTCACACAACTCTCTTTCACAGTGCGTTGAGCTTCATTCTGCTACTGTCTTTCTGCACGGCTGGTTTCGCTCAGACCAACAATGGGGGCAATAATAACGGCGGCAATAATCAGAACGGCAACAACCAGCAGAACGCGGGCGGCATTACCATTGATGCGGACGGCGTAATCACCGCGCCCTTTCGGGTGACGCAGAACAGCAGCCAGTTAAATCAACGGCGTCTGCAGGCGCTCGCCGCTGAAGCACTGCCAGCCGATGTGAATCACAAGTCGGAATTGCGTAAAATCTCACTAGTCGAACTGGAAAAGGTTTGCCAGGAGTGGAAAGCTAAGAATGAGCCTCTGCCTCCCGAGATTTTGTATCTGGCGGGGTTAACACGGATTGACTATTTGTTTGTCGATCGTGAGCATAATGATCTGATCATTGCCGGTCCCGCGGAAGGCTTCGCCGCCAATGCGCAGAACCGGATTGTCGGCGTCGAATCAGGTCGACCTCCGCTTCGACTGGATGATCTGGTCGTCGCGTTTCAGTCCCAGGATCGCGGGTTGATCACCGGCTGTTCGTTCGATGCAAAGCCCGACAACCTGGCGAAGATGAATGAATATATTCGGCGTACGAATAACGCGTCCTCAGCGGCGACTGCTACAGTTCGCTTCAAAACCATGGCGCAGATCCTGGGTATGCAGGATGTCTCCGTAACCGGTGTCCCCGCCGGCTCGCATTATGCCCGCATCCTCGTCGAAGCCGACTACATGCTCAAACGAATTTCCATCGGCCTCGAACCCTCGGGAATTCGCGAAATCAAAAGTCATCTGGCAACGCTCCGAGGCGGAGGGAACAGCACGCAGCGCTGGTGGTTTACGCCTCTATACGATGCCTTCACGACCACAGTCGACCGGGATGCATTTCAGTTCTCCGGGCAGCGACTGCAGATGATGTCGCAGGAAGAATTCGTGAACTCAGCAGGACAACGCACTGATGCCGCCCAGACGCGGGTTTCGACCACGAAGTATGCCCAGCAGTTTACAAAACACTTTGCGAAGCTGGCCGACCTGCACCCCACGTTCGCCGAACTGCAGTCGATTACCGACCTGACAGTGCTGGCAGCGCTCATCCGCCGGGAACGACTGGACGAACAGATCGACTGGCGGCACTCCTTATTTTCGTCAGTTTCTAATTACCTGGTCCCCGAGGGTAATATTCCGAAACAGGTTCCCACGGCGATGAATTATAAAAAAGCAGGGCGGTTGATGATCTGCCTGGTCGGCGGGGGTGTGACGATCAATGCCCGGAAGGTTTTGAAGCAGACCGAGTTTCAGTTGAGCCGTGATATGTCACTGGAAGAGAAACTATCTACTGTCAGTAAACGGGAATCACAGCAGCCCGCACGCTGGTGGTGGGATTGA